One stretch of Saccharomonospora xinjiangensis XJ-54 DNA includes these proteins:
- the bsaP gene encoding biotin synthase auxiliary protein BsaP translates to MTTVYCVHCGGLLSASGHEVCRTPRTALEPPRYCSECARRMVVQVMPSGWTARCSRHGDISSTTPRATTG, encoded by the coding sequence ATGACGACGGTGTACTGCGTTCACTGCGGCGGACTGCTGTCCGCGTCGGGCCACGAGGTGTGCCGGACTCCGCGCACCGCCCTCGAACCACCGCGCTACTGCTCCGAGTGCGCGAGGCGCATGGTGGTGCAGGTGATGCCGAGCGGATGGACCGCCCGGTGCAGCAGGCACGGCGACATCTCCTCCACGACGCCCAGGGCGACCACCGGTTAG
- the bioB gene encoding biotin synthase BioB, whose product MTAAATESEILTVARQQVLEEGTGLSQEQVLDVLRLGDEHIPALLSLAHDVRMRWCGPEVEVEGIVSVKTGGCPEDCHFCSQSGRFPTPVRAAWLDIPGLVKAAAETAATGATEFCIVAAVRGPDARLMSQVRDGIKAIRDSGNDIQIACSLGMLTQEQVDELVDMGVHRYNHNLETARSHFPNVVTTHTWEERWETLRMVRDAGMEVCSGGIIGMGESLEQRAEFAVQLAELDPHEVPMNFLIPQPGTPYESFDIVEGKDALRVVAAFRLAMPRTMLRFAGGRELTLGDLGAEQGILGGVNAIIVGNYLTNLGRPAQQDLDMLSDLKMPIKALSDSL is encoded by the coding sequence GTGACGGCCGCAGCCACGGAGTCGGAGATCCTCACCGTCGCCCGTCAACAGGTGCTCGAGGAAGGCACCGGGTTGTCGCAGGAGCAGGTGCTCGACGTGCTCCGCCTCGGTGACGAGCACATCCCCGCCCTGCTGTCGCTCGCGCACGACGTGCGGATGCGCTGGTGCGGTCCCGAGGTCGAGGTCGAGGGCATCGTCAGCGTCAAGACCGGTGGCTGCCCCGAGGACTGTCACTTCTGCTCGCAGTCCGGCCGGTTCCCGACGCCGGTCCGTGCGGCGTGGCTCGACATCCCCGGCCTGGTGAAGGCCGCGGCGGAAACCGCGGCCACCGGCGCGACCGAGTTCTGCATCGTGGCCGCCGTCCGAGGCCCGGACGCTCGCCTGATGTCGCAGGTCCGTGACGGGATCAAGGCGATCCGTGACTCCGGCAACGACATCCAGATCGCGTGTTCGCTCGGCATGCTGACGCAGGAACAGGTTGACGAACTCGTTGACATGGGCGTGCACCGCTACAACCACAACCTCGAAACCGCCAGGTCCCACTTCCCCAACGTCGTCACCACGCACACGTGGGAGGAACGCTGGGAAACCCTGCGGATGGTGCGGGACGCGGGCATGGAGGTGTGCAGCGGCGGCATCATCGGGATGGGGGAGTCACTCGAACAACGCGCCGAGTTCGCGGTGCAGTTGGCCGAGCTGGACCCGCACGAGGTTCCGATGAACTTCCTGATCCCGCAGCCGGGAACTCCGTACGAGTCGTTCGACATCGTGGAGGGCAAGGACGCGCTGCGCGTCGTGGCGGCGTTCCGGCTCGCGATGCCGAGGACGATGCTGCGGTTCGCGGGCGGACGTGAACTCACACTCGGAGATCTCGGCGCAGAGCAAGGGATTCTCGGTGGTGTCAACGCGATCATCGTCGGCAACTACCTGACGAACCTCGGCCGACCTGCCCAGCAGGACCTCGACATGCTCAGCGACTTGAAGATGCCGATCAAGGCACTCAGCGACAGCCTGTGA
- the bioD gene encoding dethiobiotin synthase: MTVLVVSGTGTGVGKTVVTAAVAALAADAGQRVAVLKPAQTGVAPGEPGDLAEVRRLSGDVTTCELRRYPDPLSPEAAARRSGLPEVTPADAAAAAARLHENHDLVLVEGAGGLLVRFDATGGTLADVAWALGAPVVVVAEAGLGTLNATALTAEVATSRGLDVLGVVIGAWPSEPDLAARCNTADLPVAAAAPLLGALPEGLTSASRPEFLDEARRGLAPWLGGTFDPDRFARAAAATGT, encoded by the coding sequence GTGACCGTGCTGGTGGTATCCGGAACCGGAACCGGCGTCGGCAAGACCGTGGTGACTGCGGCCGTGGCCGCGCTGGCGGCCGACGCCGGTCAGCGCGTCGCCGTGCTCAAGCCGGCGCAGACGGGTGTCGCGCCGGGTGAGCCGGGCGACCTCGCCGAGGTGCGTCGCCTTTCCGGCGACGTGACGACATGCGAGCTGCGTCGCTATCCCGACCCGTTGTCGCCGGAGGCCGCCGCGCGGCGCAGCGGCCTTCCGGAGGTGACACCGGCCGACGCGGCGGCCGCGGCGGCCCGGCTCCACGAGAATCACGATCTGGTGCTCGTGGAGGGCGCTGGCGGTCTGCTCGTGCGCTTCGACGCAACGGGAGGGACTCTCGCCGACGTCGCGTGGGCACTCGGTGCTCCCGTGGTCGTCGTGGCGGAGGCCGGGCTCGGTACGCTCAACGCCACAGCTTTGACCGCGGAGGTCGCCACCAGCCGGGGGCTCGACGTGCTCGGTGTCGTGATCGGCGCCTGGCCGTCGGAACCAGACCTCGCCGCCAGGTGCAACACCGCCGATCTCCCCGTGGCCGCCGCTGCGCCGCTGCTCGGAGCGCTGCCGGAGGGGCTGACCTCGGCGAGCAGACCCGAGTTCCTCGACGAGGCGCGCAGGGGACTGGCACCGTGGCTTGGCGGCACGTTCGACCCCGACCGGTTCGCCCGTGCCGCGGCGGCCACGGGGACGTGA
- a CDS encoding SulP family inorganic anion transporter: MAGAPEAADRADGEGPRSVHSGQLGGDRHRRARWKTVLRHDVPASLVVFLVAVPLSLGIALASGAPIVAGVVAAVVGGIVAGALGGSRLQVSGPAAGLTVVMAETIAEFGWAVTCAITVCAGLLQIMFGLSRVARAALAIAPAIVHGMLAGIGVTLVLGQLHVILGGAPQSSAIDNLAELPGQIAGHHDTAAVIGIATIAVLLLWPRLPRPVTRIPAPLAAITMVTVVAVLADVSVARVELPGDLLAIGFLPELPSSGWFDFGLAVVTIALIASVETLLSAVAVDRMHTGPRANLNRELVGQGAANMTSGALGGLPVTGVIVRSSTNVAAGARTRASAVLHGMWVLLFTVALVELIQSIPLAALAGLLTYVGAKLVNLRTVRTVRGHGDLPLYFVTLLGVVTIDLLTGVLIGVALSLVLMLRRTMWSGIQVIDQGEHHRIVVEGVLTFLSVPRLSAVLGAIPPDRTVRLELVVDYLDHAAFDCLSGWQHGYERAGGTVVIDEIGHPWYGNGRSRSPTVRRQEAKRVQPRWLAPWSEWMAQEHGMDIPEQRHRPLHRGTSEFQWRTAPLVRDTLMRLASEQTPHTLFITCSDARLVPNVITTSGPGDLFTVRNIGNFVPVSSGCHDGVDRSVGAAVEYAVAVLKVREIVVCGHSSCGAMTAILSRDGDRLPAVRQWLSHGEPSVRRWREGPPVLLEGEAPEAQADALALHNVLQQLDHLRADPAVAEAERAGRLVLTGMYFDVGAAQVYLLDSGTGVFQPAGVRAG, translated from the coding sequence ATGGCAGGCGCCCCGGAGGCAGCCGACCGCGCCGACGGCGAGGGACCACGCAGTGTCCACAGTGGTCAGCTTGGCGGAGATCGTCACCGTCGAGCCAGGTGGAAAACCGTGCTGCGCCACGATGTTCCCGCCTCACTGGTCGTCTTCCTCGTCGCGGTTCCGCTGTCACTCGGCATCGCGCTGGCGTCAGGCGCACCGATCGTCGCCGGTGTCGTGGCCGCCGTCGTCGGCGGGATCGTGGCCGGTGCCCTCGGCGGGTCCCGGCTCCAGGTGAGCGGCCCCGCCGCGGGGCTCACGGTGGTGATGGCCGAGACCATCGCCGAGTTCGGCTGGGCGGTCACGTGCGCCATCACGGTGTGCGCGGGACTGCTTCAGATTATGTTCGGCTTGAGCCGGGTGGCCCGAGCCGCCCTTGCCATCGCGCCGGCCATCGTGCACGGCATGCTCGCCGGTATCGGTGTCACACTGGTGCTCGGCCAGCTCCACGTGATTCTGGGGGGAGCCCCGCAGAGTTCGGCGATCGACAACCTCGCCGAACTGCCGGGCCAGATCGCCGGGCACCACGACACGGCGGCCGTGATCGGGATCGCCACGATCGCGGTGCTGCTGCTGTGGCCGCGCCTTCCCCGGCCCGTCACGCGGATTCCCGCTCCGCTGGCCGCCATCACGATGGTCACCGTCGTCGCGGTGCTCGCCGACGTGTCCGTGGCCCGTGTCGAACTTCCCGGTGATCTCCTCGCGATCGGTTTCCTTCCCGAACTGCCGTCCTCGGGCTGGTTCGACTTCGGTCTCGCCGTCGTCACGATCGCGCTGATCGCCAGCGTCGAGACGTTGCTGTCGGCCGTCGCGGTGGATCGCATGCACACAGGACCGAGGGCCAACCTCAACCGGGAACTCGTCGGGCAGGGCGCGGCCAACATGACCTCGGGTGCGCTGGGCGGCCTGCCGGTCACCGGGGTGATCGTGCGCAGCTCCACCAACGTCGCGGCAGGAGCCCGGACCCGCGCATCGGCTGTGCTCCACGGGATGTGGGTCCTGCTGTTCACGGTGGCACTCGTGGAGCTGATCCAGAGCATTCCGCTCGCCGCGCTCGCCGGTCTGCTGACCTATGTCGGCGCGAAGCTGGTGAACCTCCGCACGGTCCGCACGGTGCGGGGCCACGGCGACCTGCCGTTGTACTTCGTCACCCTGCTCGGGGTGGTGACGATCGACCTGCTCACCGGTGTGCTCATCGGTGTGGCCCTGTCGTTGGTGCTGATGCTGCGGCGCACGATGTGGTCGGGCATCCAGGTGATCGACCAGGGTGAGCACCACCGCATCGTCGTGGAGGGCGTGCTGACGTTCCTCTCCGTGCCCCGGTTGTCGGCGGTGCTGGGAGCGATCCCACCGGATCGGACGGTGAGGCTGGAGCTGGTGGTCGATTACCTCGATCACGCCGCGTTCGACTGCCTTTCCGGCTGGCAGCACGGGTACGAGCGGGCGGGAGGCACCGTTGTGATCGACGAGATCGGCCACCCTTGGTACGGCAACGGCAGGTCCCGCTCACCCACGGTGCGCAGGCAGGAGGCGAAGCGCGTGCAGCCTCGCTGGCTGGCGCCGTGGTCGGAGTGGATGGCACAAGAGCACGGCATGGACATCCCGGAGCAGCGGCACCGCCCATTGCACCGGGGAACCTCGGAATTCCAGTGGCGTACGGCTCCGCTGGTGAGGGACACGCTCATGCGTCTTGCGTCCGAGCAGACGCCGCACACGCTCTTCATCACATGCAGCGACGCCCGGCTCGTGCCCAACGTGATCACTACGAGCGGTCCGGGTGACCTCTTCACCGTCCGCAACATCGGCAATTTCGTGCCGGTGAGTTCGGGCTGTCACGACGGCGTGGACAGGTCCGTCGGCGCGGCCGTCGAGTACGCCGTCGCGGTGCTGAAGGTCCGCGAGATCGTGGTCTGCGGCCATTCGTCATGCGGGGCGATGACGGCGATCCTCTCGAGGGACGGGGACCGCCTTCCCGCTGTGCGGCAATGGTTGTCGCACGGCGAGCCCTCTGTGCGTCGCTGGAGAGAAGGGCCTCCCGTGCTGCTGGAAGGCGAGGCCCCGGAGGCGCAGGCCGACGCACTCGCGCTGCACAACGTTCTGCAACAGCTGGATCACCTACGGGCCGATCCGGCGGTGGCCGAGGCGGAACGAGCGGGCCGCCTTGTGCTGACCGGCATGTACTTCGACGTCGGGGCGGCCCAGGTGTATCTGCTCGACTCCGGCACTGGCGTGTTCCAGCCTGCCGGTGTGAGGGCGGGGTGA
- a CDS encoding adenosylmethionine--8-amino-7-oxononanoate transaminase has protein sequence MTSDPAIRELLRLDAHHVWHPYGPMPATVAPLLVEEASGVRLRLADGRQLIDGMSSWWAAIHGYRHPVLDAALAEQAGRMSHVMFGGLTHEPAIRLAKALVELTPDGLEHVFLCDSGSVSVEVALKMCLQYWRSTGRPGKTRMLTWRGGYHGDTFHPMSVCDPEGGMHSLWRGVLPEQVFVQAPPPGFDAPLDESYADVLARTVEEHADELAAVVVEPVVQGAGGMRFHNPGYLRLLREITRANDVLLVFDEIATGFGRTGAFFAAEHAGVTPDVLCVGKALTGGYLTMAATLCTTEVAEGISRGEVPVLAHGPTFMGNPLASAVANASIGLLADGTWRDDVRRIERTLREGLAPAADVEGVVDVRVLGGIGVVQLDHAVDMAAATEALTSRGVWLRPFRDLIYTMPPYIMSDADLAVVAEAMVAAAEVS, from the coding sequence ATGACGTCCGATCCCGCGATCCGCGAGTTGCTGCGCCTCGACGCCCACCACGTGTGGCACCCGTACGGTCCCATGCCGGCCACCGTTGCGCCGCTGCTGGTGGAGGAGGCGTCGGGCGTGCGGTTGCGGCTGGCCGACGGCAGGCAGCTCATCGACGGGATGTCGTCGTGGTGGGCCGCCATCCACGGTTACCGGCACCCGGTTCTCGACGCGGCGCTGGCCGAGCAGGCTGGCAGGATGAGCCACGTCATGTTCGGCGGGCTGACACACGAACCCGCGATCAGGCTGGCGAAGGCGCTCGTCGAGCTGACCCCCGACGGGCTCGAGCACGTGTTCCTGTGCGATTCCGGCTCGGTGTCCGTCGAGGTCGCGCTCAAGATGTGCCTTCAGTACTGGCGTTCGACAGGGCGCCCTGGTAAGACGCGGATGCTCACCTGGCGCGGCGGCTATCACGGTGACACGTTCCACCCCATGAGCGTGTGCGACCCGGAGGGCGGCATGCACTCCCTCTGGCGGGGTGTGCTGCCCGAGCAGGTGTTCGTGCAGGCACCTCCGCCTGGCTTCGACGCTCCTCTCGACGAGTCGTACGCCGATGTCCTGGCGAGAACGGTGGAGGAGCACGCCGACGAACTCGCGGCCGTCGTCGTGGAACCGGTGGTGCAGGGCGCCGGTGGCATGCGGTTCCACAACCCCGGCTACCTGCGGTTGCTCCGCGAGATCACACGGGCCAACGACGTGCTGCTGGTGTTCGACGAGATCGCGACGGGATTCGGGAGGACGGGCGCGTTCTTCGCGGCGGAACACGCGGGTGTGACCCCGGACGTGCTCTGCGTCGGCAAGGCGCTGACCGGCGGGTATCTCACGATGGCGGCGACGCTCTGCACCACGGAGGTCGCCGAAGGCATCTCGCGCGGTGAGGTCCCGGTGCTGGCGCACGGGCCCACGTTCATGGGCAACCCGCTCGCCTCGGCCGTCGCGAACGCGTCGATCGGCCTGCTGGCCGACGGAACCTGGCGCGACGACGTGCGGCGCATCGAGCGCACGCTGCGCGAAGGGCTCGCGCCTGCGGCGGATGTGGAGGGCGTCGTCGATGTCAGGGTGCTCGGTGGCATCGGGGTCGTGCAGCTCGACCACGCCGTTGACATGGCCGCGGCGACCGAGGCGCTGACCTCGCGGGGCGTGTGGCTGCGGCCGTTCCGCGACCTGATCTACACCATGCCGCCGTACATCATGTCCGACGCCGACCTCGCTGTGGTGGCCGAGGCGATGGTGGCCGCCGCCGAGGTGTCGTGA
- a CDS encoding glycosyltransferase family 4 protein: MPRTLLVTNDFPPRPGGIQSYLHSLATRLPSDDLVVYAPSWERESGSHPEFDAAQPFEVVRHPTSLMLPTPDVLRRAAELVRSRNCETVWFGAAAPLALLSEPLRRAGADRVVASTHGHEVGWSMLPLARQALRRIGSTTDVLTFVSHYTRRRFASAFGPLAGLEHLPSGVDPQLFRPDDAARSELRKRYGLSDRPTVVCVSRLVPRKGQDMLVRALPELRRRVPGAVLLLVGGGPYRGALTELAEQCGVADHVVFTGSVPWEELPAHYTAGDVFAMPARTRGKGLDVEGLGIVYLEASATGLPVVAGDSGGAPETVLDEVTGHVVNGRELSQLVDTLAALLADPVRARRMGEAGRRWVSEHWRWDVLARRLSDLLAGQRTFGRAAGLRLRHSGRSAG, translated from the coding sequence ATGCCTCGCACGTTGCTGGTGACGAACGACTTCCCGCCCCGGCCAGGGGGCATCCAGTCGTATCTGCACTCGCTGGCCACCCGGTTGCCCTCGGACGACCTGGTGGTCTACGCCCCCTCGTGGGAGCGCGAATCGGGGTCGCATCCCGAGTTCGACGCGGCACAGCCTTTCGAGGTGGTCCGCCATCCCACGTCTCTCATGCTTCCCACTCCCGACGTGCTGCGGCGCGCGGCGGAACTCGTGCGTTCCCGGAACTGCGAGACCGTCTGGTTCGGTGCCGCAGCTCCTCTCGCGCTGCTGTCCGAGCCGTTGCGCAGGGCCGGTGCCGATCGGGTGGTCGCTTCCACTCACGGGCACGAGGTCGGGTGGTCGATGTTGCCGCTGGCGCGCCAGGCACTGCGCCGGATCGGCTCCACCACCGACGTGCTCACATTCGTCAGCCACTACACCCGGCGCCGGTTCGCGTCGGCGTTCGGCCCGCTGGCCGGCCTTGAGCACCTGCCGTCCGGTGTGGACCCCCAGCTTTTCCGGCCCGACGACGCCGCGCGCTCTGAACTGCGGAAACGTTACGGGCTCTCCGACCGGCCGACGGTGGTGTGCGTGTCACGGCTGGTGCCCCGCAAGGGACAGGACATGCTCGTGCGGGCCCTTCCCGAGCTGCGGCGGCGCGTTCCGGGTGCGGTGCTGCTGCTCGTCGGAGGCGGCCCCTACCGGGGTGCGCTGACGGAACTCGCCGAGCAGTGCGGCGTCGCGGACCACGTCGTGTTCACGGGCTCGGTGCCGTGGGAGGAACTCCCCGCGCACTACACCGCGGGCGATGTGTTCGCCATGCCCGCTCGCACGCGCGGTAAGGGGCTCGACGTCGAGGGCCTCGGGATCGTCTACCTGGAGGCATCGGCGACGGGCCTGCCCGTGGTCGCGGGTGACTCAGGCGGCGCACCGGAGACGGTGCTGGACGAGGTCACCGGGCACGTGGTGAACGGGAGGGAACTCAGCCAGCTCGTGGACACGCTCGCCGCGCTGCTCGCGGACCCTGTGCGTGCCCGCCGTATGGGCGAGGCCGGAAGGCGGTGGGTCAGCGAGCACTGGCGGTGGGACGTCCTCGCGCGGCGGCTTTCGGACCTGCTCGCAGGGCAGCGCACGTTCGGCAGGGCCGCGGGCCTGCGGCTGCGGCACAGCGGGCGCTCGGCCGGCTGA
- a CDS encoding C40 family peptidase yields MRSHPVKRVVSGALAACAVIAVVTFAQTPATATPAVPAPAQPQSASEALEKYRELAVKAQKLNEEYLTAQEDLKAKEKELDELNKTLSKAKKAEAKAREDEEVFRKEVDRFAGASFTSGAQLNKLSALLTVESPQDFLDRSSAIDLLAADKNRALGALKGAVDRAEASRTEAATAQQKAKEAKDKAAEIAADLKDRKEKLEEQKAEVAAQANRLSEADKAQQQDTGPDPGNIPASGAAAQTAINAALSQRGKPYEWGATGPNSYDCSGLTQWAYAQAGISIPRTSGQQSTYGTAIPRSQLQPGDLVFYGSPVYHVGIYIGNDQMVHAPTTGDVVKVAPLQAEYSGARRVA; encoded by the coding sequence GTGCGGTCGCATCCCGTGAAACGTGTGGTGTCGGGAGCGCTGGCGGCCTGTGCCGTGATCGCGGTCGTCACCTTCGCCCAGACGCCGGCGACGGCGACACCCGCGGTCCCCGCCCCCGCGCAACCGCAGAGCGCTTCCGAGGCACTGGAGAAGTACCGGGAACTCGCCGTCAAGGCGCAGAAGCTCAATGAGGAGTACCTCACCGCGCAGGAGGACCTCAAGGCCAAGGAGAAAGAGCTCGACGAGCTCAACAAGACTCTGAGCAAGGCCAAGAAAGCGGAGGCGAAGGCACGCGAGGACGAAGAGGTCTTCAGGAAGGAGGTCGATCGGTTCGCGGGCGCGTCGTTCACGAGCGGCGCGCAGTTGAACAAGCTGTCGGCGTTGCTCACGGTCGAGTCGCCGCAGGACTTCCTCGACCGTTCCTCGGCCATCGATCTCCTCGCGGCGGACAAGAACCGGGCGCTCGGCGCGCTCAAGGGTGCCGTTGACAGGGCGGAGGCGAGCAGAACCGAGGCCGCGACGGCCCAGCAGAAGGCGAAGGAGGCCAAGGACAAGGCCGCCGAGATCGCCGCGGACCTGAAGGACCGCAAGGAGAAGCTGGAGGAGCAGAAGGCCGAGGTCGCCGCGCAGGCGAACCGGCTCAGTGAGGCCGACAAGGCCCAGCAGCAGGACACCGGCCCCGATCCCGGCAATATCCCCGCTTCGGGCGCTGCGGCACAGACCGCGATCAACGCCGCGCTGAGCCAGCGTGGCAAGCCGTACGAGTGGGGCGCGACGGGCCCGAACAGCTACGACTGCTCGGGGCTGACCCAGTGGGCCTATGCGCAGGCCGGCATCAGCATCCCGCGCACCAGCGGCCAGCAATCGACCTACGGGACCGCGATCCCGAGGTCGCAGCTCCAGCCGGGCGACCTGGTGTTCTACGGGTCGCCGGTCTACCACGTCGGCATCTACATCGGTAACGACCAGATGGTGCACGCGCCCACCACGGGTGACGTGGTCAAGGTCGCGCCGCTTCAGGCCGAGTACAGCGGCGCTCGCCGGGTCGCCTGA
- a CDS encoding D-alanyl-D-alanine carboxypeptidase family protein, with the protein MRALGVSLSLVVLVSLWTAPRPEASPAARDSRVSAVGGVAEILPGEHVARQWREHLRVLDRAGVRLPPARALLDESRFPPGLRPVPGSEGDGRRGVAWAPDAGALVVPREVSVVVLGALDAVGSPYAADGDGPESFSCDGLVHALYRRVGFDVPGSAAAQWATGRSVAVEDAAPGDLVVLGSERYGVQSVGIVVGEDEVVVADALSAAVVVAALPGHDAVLDVVRPSLGTRPSRPMPPDSGSLSWHCGGIRPLKGGAGGADGADGAGGGGPDPARRGWAGYPNGLIPTGVLCPLDEEPHALRCDAARDLVSLSEAYSDALGEPLCLTDSYRTLEMQLGLHRRKPELSATPGTSTHGWGLAVDLCGGVETFGTDEHRWMRAHARHFGWLLPRWAQEGSPREEPWHWEYVGR; encoded by the coding sequence ATGCGCGCACTCGGAGTGTCACTGTCGTTGGTCGTTCTGGTCTCGCTGTGGACGGCACCTCGCCCCGAGGCTTCGCCTGCGGCTCGGGACAGCCGGGTGAGCGCTGTGGGCGGTGTGGCGGAGATCCTTCCCGGTGAACACGTGGCGAGACAGTGGCGCGAGCATCTTCGCGTCCTCGACCGTGCCGGTGTCCGGCTCCCGCCTGCGCGGGCGTTGCTCGACGAAAGCCGCTTTCCCCCTGGGCTGCGGCCGGTTCCCGGTTCCGAAGGCGACGGGCGGCGTGGGGTTGCGTGGGCTCCGGACGCGGGTGCGCTGGTGGTGCCGAGGGAGGTGTCCGTCGTCGTCTTGGGAGCGCTCGACGCAGTCGGGTCCCCGTACGCGGCCGACGGTGATGGCCCGGAGTCGTTCTCCTGTGACGGGCTGGTTCACGCGCTGTACCGGCGGGTGGGTTTCGACGTGCCCGGATCGGCGGCGGCGCAGTGGGCGACGGGGCGGAGCGTCGCGGTCGAGGATGCCGCTCCTGGTGATCTCGTCGTGCTGGGGTCCGAGCGGTACGGCGTCCAGTCTGTGGGCATCGTCGTCGGTGAGGATGAGGTCGTGGTCGCCGACGCGCTCTCGGCCGCGGTGGTGGTGGCGGCTCTGCCCGGCCACGACGCCGTGCTGGACGTGGTGCGGCCGAGCCTCGGTACGCGACCGAGCAGGCCGATGCCTCCTGACTCCGGCTCACTGTCATGGCACTGCGGGGGAATCCGGCCTCTGAAAGGCGGTGCCGGGGGAGCCGATGGCGCCGACGGTGCCGGTGGTGGCGGCCCTGATCCGGCGCGGCGGGGCTGGGCCGGTTATCCCAACGGGCTCATTCCGACTGGCGTGCTGTGCCCTCTCGACGAGGAGCCTCATGCGTTGCGGTGCGACGCCGCCCGCGATCTTGTCTCCCTTTCCGAGGCGTACTCCGACGCACTCGGCGAGCCGTTGTGCCTGACGGATTCCTATCGGACCTTGGAGATGCAGTTGGGACTGCACCGGAGGAAACCGGAACTGTCCGCGACTCCGGGAACGAGCACTCACGGTTGGGGGCTCGCGGTGGATCTCTGCGGTGGTGTCGAAACGTTCGGCACGGACGAACATCGCTGGATGCGTGCGCATGCGAGGCATTTCGGGTGGCTGCTTCCGCGCTGGGCTCAGGAGGGCAGTCCCCGTGAGGAACCGTGGCACTGGGAGTACGTCGGCAGGTGA
- a CDS encoding NYN domain-containing protein: protein MLSSSAYPERSEEESSGTPSADGGPVGAAARPAHAEGDESPAESSEPVDWLGLPEPVRERVAELSAAALGRLPGDDVPRQLRPVARFAPAKRARLGGSALLTALRDSTRFRTAVLEWLREHRVDALNPNDEDAVAAAAAAVLLGESSASSRVRLVARHTEASALRAERDAAVARVRRLEEEIGRLRAELDDARAAVERARTEREDEVVKLRGRLREQGVVVREAKDAAAEAVAARERVEAERDAEIEALTARWERERQKAEAERAMAERAMAEAEAARQSAREARDADEVRLSMLLDTLSGAVDGLRRELSVGSTPRRPADTVRGANAGRRGGRVSEPRTLDTLLALPGVHVIVDGYNITKTGYPELSLAEQRQRLVRQLGALAARTRAEITVVFDGADVTSIPAAGPRNVRVLFSDPGVLADDVIRTLVRSEPHGRPMVVATSDQAVVASVCSSGAHAVPAAVLLTRLGRV from the coding sequence ATGTTGTCGTCGTCCGCGTACCCCGAGCGTTCCGAGGAGGAGTCCTCGGGAACGCCGTCAGCCGACGGAGGTCCCGTCGGCGCGGCTGCCCGGCCCGCGCACGCGGAGGGGGACGAGTCTCCGGCCGAGTCCTCGGAACCCGTTGACTGGCTCGGTCTTCCCGAGCCGGTCAGGGAAAGGGTGGCCGAGCTCTCGGCAGCCGCTCTCGGGCGGTTGCCCGGCGATGACGTTCCGCGCCAGCTCAGGCCGGTCGCTCGGTTCGCGCCTGCCAAACGCGCCAGGCTGGGCGGATCGGCGTTGCTGACCGCGCTCCGGGACTCGACCCGGTTCCGGACCGCGGTACTGGAGTGGCTGCGCGAGCACCGCGTCGATGCGCTGAATCCCAATGACGAGGACGCCGTTGCGGCGGCCGCGGCTGCCGTGCTGCTCGGCGAGTCGAGCGCGTCCTCCCGGGTGCGGCTGGTGGCGCGTCACACCGAGGCGTCCGCGCTGCGCGCCGAACGCGACGCCGCCGTGGCACGGGTGCGGCGGCTGGAGGAGGAGATCGGCAGGCTGCGGGCCGAGCTGGACGACGCTCGTGCGGCGGTCGAACGCGCCAGGACCGAGCGCGAGGACGAGGTGGTGAAGCTACGCGGCCGGCTGCGTGAGCAGGGTGTCGTGGTGCGCGAGGCCAAGGACGCCGCCGCAGAGGCCGTCGCGGCACGGGAACGCGTGGAGGCGGAGCGGGACGCCGAGATCGAAGCTCTCACCGCGCGCTGGGAGCGTGAGCGGCAGAAGGCCGAGGCCGAGCGGGCGATGGCGGAGCGGGCGATGGCCGAGGCCGAGGCGGCCCGCCAGTCGGCAAGGGAGGCGCGGGACGCCGACGAGGTGCGGCTGTCCATGCTGCTCGACACGCTCAGTGGCGCGGTGGACGGGTTGCGGAGGGAGCTGTCGGTCGGCAGCACGCCAAGGCGGCCCGCCGACACGGTGCGCGGCGCCAACGCGGGCAGACGCGGTGGCCGGGTCTCGGAACCGAGGACGCTGGACACGCTCCTCGCGCTGCCGGGCGTGCATGTGATCGTGGACGGCTACAACATCACCAAGACCGGCTACCCAGAGCTCTCGCTCGCGGAGCAACGGCAGCGGCTGGTGCGCCAGCTCGGAGCGCTCGCGGCGCGGACTCGTGCCGAGATCACGGTCGTTTTCGACGGCGCCGACGTCACCTCCATTCCGGCTGCGGGGCCGAGGAACGTCCGGGTGCTGTTCTCCGATCCCGGCGTGCTTGCCGACGACGTGATCCGGACGCTCGTGCGGTCGGAGCCCCATGGCCGTCCCATGGTGGTCGCCACGTCGGATCAGGCCGTGGTGGCCTCGGTGTGCTCGTCCGGAGCTCACGCCGTTCCCGCCGCCGTCCTGCTGACGCGGCTGGGGCGCGTCTGA